The following proteins come from a genomic window of Shewanella halifaxensis HAW-EB4:
- the ispE gene encoding 4-(cytidine 5'-diphospho)-2-C-methyl-D-erythritol kinase: MTAPLSLGWPAPAKLNLFLHINARRHDGYHELQTLFQFVEHCDYLDFKVLDKPELKLHSNLAGVVADSDNLILKAAKSLQQHTKCQFGVEIWLDKRLPMGGGLGGGSSDAATTLVALNQLWETGLSATELCELGLKLGADVPVFINGFSAFAEGVGEKLQNVEPAEPWYLVLVPQVHVSTAEVFQDPELPRNTPKLSLESLMNSPWQNDCQSLVAKRHPQVAKTLGWLLEYAPSRMTGTGACVFGQFEQEQEAKDVLAKLPASIQGFVAKGANISPLMLRLAQC, translated from the coding sequence ATGACCGCGCCACTTTCATTGGGCTGGCCAGCACCAGCAAAACTTAATCTATTCCTGCATATCAATGCACGGCGCCATGATGGATATCACGAACTGCAAACCTTGTTTCAGTTCGTCGAACATTGTGACTACTTAGACTTTAAAGTGTTAGATAAACCCGAGCTCAAATTACACTCAAATTTGGCTGGCGTTGTTGCTGACAGCGATAACTTAATTCTTAAAGCCGCAAAATCACTACAGCAGCATACAAAATGTCAGTTTGGCGTCGAAATTTGGCTCGATAAACGTTTACCTATGGGCGGCGGTCTCGGCGGTGGTTCCTCTGATGCCGCTACGACTTTAGTCGCCCTGAATCAGCTATGGGAAACGGGCTTGTCTGCAACGGAACTCTGCGAGTTAGGTTTAAAGCTAGGCGCAGATGTTCCTGTTTTTATTAATGGTTTTTCGGCATTTGCCGAAGGCGTCGGTGAGAAACTGCAAAATGTCGAACCAGCCGAGCCCTGGTATCTTGTATTAGTCCCTCAGGTCCATGTCTCTACGGCTGAAGTATTTCAAGACCCAGAACTGCCTCGTAATACGCCAAAGCTCAGTCTTGAATCATTAATGAATAGCCCATGGCAAAATGACTGCCAATCATTAGTCGCAAAACGCCACCCTCAAGTTGCCAAGACCTTAGGCTGGCTGCTAGAATATGCGCCGTCCAGAATGACCGGAACAGGAGCTTGTGTTTTTGGTCAATTCGAACAGGAGCAAGAAGCTAAAGATGTATTGG